A single Desulfonauticus submarinus DNA region contains:
- a CDS encoding complex I subunit 4 family protein yields the protein MVTTWPVLTTLIFFPLLGVVFILGINKEKSVRISTLIISFIEIVLAIPLLKFKLNSSVFQFVELKPWIEQFNINYHLGIDGISYLMVLLTIFLLPLCVLCSWTYITKRVKEFHICLLLMTSACIGVFVALDFVLFYIFWEAMLIPMFLLIAIWGGPRKKYASIKFFIYTLAGSTLLLVAIIGFYLVGKTFSIPELLQHNFSFNFQFWAFLAMALAFAIKVPMFPFHTWLPAAHVEAPTAGSVLLASVLLKMGTYGFIRFCLGLTPAASIHFAPLMIALSIASILYGGLVALGQTDMKKLIAYSSVAHMGFVTLGIFMFNLRGIEGALMQMLNHGITTGALFMLVGAIYERSHSREISENLGLGKYLPSYMFFFGLFSLSSLAFPGTNSFVGEALVLIGAFTKNKIIGLVAIPGALLAAAYMLRLLQKLAWGSPSKAQNFKDLNKREWAYLLPLAILVFYLGFAPKLALKTMDKSIQKTLIKVQKVQIAVQDKGKNQFELTLNEAKEKSLD from the coding sequence ATGGTTACAACTTGGCCTGTTTTAACAACATTAATCTTTTTCCCATTATTGGGTGTAGTTTTCATTTTAGGAATAAACAAAGAGAAATCAGTACGTATTTCTACTCTCATTATAAGCTTTATAGAAATCGTTCTGGCAATACCACTACTAAAATTTAAACTAAATTCTTCTGTATTCCAATTTGTAGAGCTAAAACCTTGGATAGAACAATTTAATATCAATTATCATCTTGGAATAGATGGTATCAGCTATCTAATGGTCTTATTAACAATATTCTTATTGCCTTTATGCGTCTTATGTTCATGGACTTACATAACTAAAAGAGTAAAAGAATTTCATATTTGTCTTTTATTAATGACTTCTGCGTGTATAGGAGTTTTTGTAGCCCTAGATTTTGTATTGTTTTATATTTTCTGGGAAGCAATGCTAATCCCTATGTTTTTATTAATTGCTATATGGGGTGGTCCAAGAAAGAAATATGCCTCTATTAAATTTTTTATTTATACTTTAGCTGGAAGTACTCTTTTATTAGTGGCCATTATCGGGTTTTACTTGGTAGGCAAAACATTTTCTATCCCAGAATTATTGCAACATAACTTTTCTTTTAATTTTCAGTTTTGGGCCTTTTTAGCAATGGCTTTGGCTTTTGCCATTAAAGTGCCAATGTTTCCCTTCCATACTTGGCTTCCTGCTGCCCACGTAGAAGCTCCTACTGCTGGTTCTGTGCTATTAGCTTCTGTGCTATTAAAAATGGGCACTTATGGATTTATCCGATTTTGTCTAGGATTAACTCCAGCAGCGAGCATCCATTTTGCTCCTTTAATGATTGCCCTTTCCATTGCCTCAATCTTATATGGAGGATTAGTAGCTTTAGGGCAAACAGATATGAAAAAATTAATTGCCTATTCTTCTGTTGCTCATATGGGCTTTGTAACTTTAGGTATTTTTATGTTTAATCTTAGAGGAATAGAAGGTGCGCTTATGCAGATGCTCAATCATGGTATAACCACAGGCGCATTATTTATGTTAGTAGGAGCAATTTATGAAAGAAGCCACAGCAGGGAAATAAGCGAGAATTTAGGTCTGGGTAAATACCTTCCTTCTTATATGTTCTTTTTTGGCCTATTTTCCCTCTCCTCTTTAGCCTTTCCAGGAACTAACAGCTTTGTAGGAGAAGCATTAGTTTTAATTGGTGCATTTACCAAAAACAAAATAATAGGTTTAGTAGCCATTCCAGGAGCGCTTTTAGCAGCCGCCTATATGCTAAGACTTCTTCAAAAATTAGCATGGGGAAGCCCAAGCAAAGCACAAAACTTTAAAGACTTAAATAAAAGAGAATGGGCTTATCTATTACCATTAGCTATATTGGTTTTTTATCTTGGATTTGCCCCCAAGTTAGCTTTAAAAACCATGGATAAATCTATTCAAAAAACTTTAATCAAAGTACAAAAAGTTCAAATTGCTGTTCAGGATAAGGGAAAAAATCAATTTGAACTAACTTTAAACGAGGCAAAGGAGAAGAGTCTTGACTAA